TCAATCAATCAAAGGCATAAAGTTATTTAGAATTTATAAAATATTTTAATTATTGTAAATATTAATATGTGTTCATGAGCTTCCAAAAATGTATCACCTACTTATGTATGTAACTTCCTATTGAGCATCGCTTTATTTTATAATATATTTTAAAAAACATCAACATATAATTTGATAAATATTATGAAAATACGTGCACATTTAAACGATAAATAAAATTGATTTGATTTGCTTAGTTATAATAAAAATTAATTATACTTCATTTTGAATTTGAAAGAATATATATAACTCAATATACTCACAACATGAGTGACTCGACTAATCTAACTTATATCTAAAATCATAGATTTAACTACGATAAGAATATATAATTTTATAAGAATGGTAATTTATTTTATAAATTTAAATCATAGGACAATTCAAGACATATTAAAATGAAAATAAAATATTAACCAAATGTTACAATTTAATTATTTCCTAAAATTTATATATACGCATGATACTTCAGAATATTATTGTTATATTAATTTATGTAATTTGGAATCAGACACTTTAGTCTATTTTTTTTATTCTAAGCACACTATATCTTAAGTTATACATAATCATCGTAAAATATGTTCACATATTTAAGACAACAACCACCTAAATTCAAATAAGAAATTAATCAAAATTTTAATATATTTAGAATAAAAAAAATTATAGTTGAATTTAGAGATGCAATCCAAATTACCCAAATGATAACTAAATCGACTGTAAAAACAACAAAATCGATTAGATATAACATATATAAAATCATATGTATTATTAAAATAATATAATATTATAAATATAATTGATGCATACAAAATTATAAATTAATTTAAAATTAAAAGTAAATAGCAATCAATTATTGATTGGTTCATGCTGTTGCTAATAGGATTTGGGGAAGAAGCTGTAAGATCCCTTGCAAGAAGCTGAGTGATTCATCCTACATGTTTCATATCCCGCATCAACCTACTCGTCATTGGGTAATCCAAAGAGGAATTTGGCATATCGATGATTGTTTGCTCTTTGTTTTGCCATGGATTCCGGAGGGGTCTTTTAAAATACCTGAAGTTTCAACACTACCGGTGTGGGTTACTCTAAAAGAAATTCCAGATTGCTGCTATTCAAGACTAGGAATTAGTCATGTTGCTTCTGGCCTTGGAGAGCCTATCTTAACTCATAAGCCTCGCTTGGATCCTTCAAACATGGGGGAAGCTAAAGTGCTAGTTGAAATGGAGTTGGAGAGAAATTTTCCGCAACTTATAGCTCTGGATGATAAGCAAGGCCATATTTATCTGGTTAAAGTAGAATACACTTGGATACCTTCAACTTGTGAGAGATGTGGCGGTTTAGATCATAAAGCGAAGAGGTGTCTTTTGCTTTCAAAACCTCTAGATTCTTCTGGTTCCTCAGCAAATCCAGAGGGTGTGAGTGTTGACATTCCCGTTGTTGACATAGACAAAAACTTGCAGGAAAATAATGATGAAACAATCTCAGGAAGCCTTCATAAAACGTCTGCTACTGTGCCTCAGGTACCAAATGATTCTTCACTTCCTCCTTTGGAATGCCATTTTATTAAAGACGTACCAGAGGAATGCCAAGCTTCAAATACCCCACAGGTCCAACATGATAACCAACTAGCACAGCAAACTTTGACCAAGACTTTATCACCATTAGTAGATATTGCATCTACTCCCATCTCAGCTTATACTATGGAATTTTCTCCATCAAACATTATCAACAGGGAGGTCCAAAAAGCCTCTATGGTTGATCCCTTAAACACATCGGCTCAGGTAAGTGAATTTCAGAGTCCTTCTCGGTTCGCTGT
This sequence is a window from Brassica oleracea var. oleracea cultivar TO1000 chromosome C1, BOL, whole genome shotgun sequence. Protein-coding genes within it:
- the LOC106337502 gene encoding uncharacterized protein LOC106337502: MGEAKVLVEMELERNFPQLIALDDKQGHIYLVKVEYTWIPSTCERCGGLDHKAKRCLLLSKPLDSSGSSANPEGVSVDIPVVDIDKNLQENNDETISGSLHKTSATVPQVPNDSSLPPLECHFIKDVPEECQASNTPQVQHDNQLAQQTLTKTLSPLVDIASTPISAYTMEFSPSNIINREVQKASMVDPLNTSAQVSEFQSPSRFAVLGDVDMAPDETTSSLGFTRGRESRPPIKFQDLVWKTTQGRGKHGRRGRGNTR